From a region of the Candidatus Margulisiibacteriota bacterium genome:
- a CDS encoding glycosyltransferase: protein MKVLQVVKHYFPYRGGVESYTREVVLGLKDIPGLSLEALTANETRQTTREIVDGMPVTRVASFGEKFSVPLCPTFPYWLKSRTADILHFQMPFPLAEFSELLGPKKGKIVVSWHSDIVKQVFQRKLYEPFLRSFLGRVDKILVATPHHISSSLFLPDYKRKCEVVPYGIDLQRLTAVKPDDPKVQILRGEAEFVVLFVGRLVYYKGVEFLIRAMTEVNGRLLIIGDGPLKGELAALIATLGLQDKVRVLPNVGDEALPYYYQACDIFVLPSIANSEAFGIVQVEAMACGKPVITTDLPTGVTYVNQRGVTGLVVPIKDSSALAKAINELRADPQKRSFLGENGRQRANTLYNKANLGPNVYRIYQEVLR from the coding sequence ATGAAAGTTCTGCAAGTTGTCAAGCATTATTTCCCTTATCGCGGCGGAGTGGAGAGCTACACTCGTGAGGTCGTGCTTGGCCTCAAAGATATTCCCGGTCTTTCGCTTGAAGCCCTAACCGCCAATGAAACGCGACAGACCACCCGTGAAATAGTCGATGGGATGCCGGTGACCAGGGTGGCGAGTTTTGGAGAGAAGTTCTCCGTCCCACTTTGCCCAACTTTTCCGTATTGGTTGAAAAGCAGAACAGCGGATATCCTGCATTTCCAGATGCCGTTCCCCCTGGCTGAGTTTTCTGAACTGCTCGGTCCCAAAAAAGGAAAGATCGTTGTTTCCTGGCACAGCGATATTGTCAAACAGGTCTTCCAGCGGAAGCTCTACGAGCCTTTTTTGCGGAGCTTTCTAGGCAGGGTTGACAAGATCCTGGTCGCCACTCCGCATCACATCTCTTCCTCGCTTTTCCTGCCGGATTATAAGAGGAAATGCGAAGTTGTTCCGTACGGGATAGATCTTCAGCGTTTGACCGCGGTAAAACCGGACGATCCTAAAGTCCAAATATTGCGCGGGGAAGCTGAATTCGTGGTCCTTTTTGTCGGCCGCCTGGTTTATTACAAAGGAGTTGAGTTTCTGATCCGGGCGATGACCGAAGTGAACGGCCGCCTGCTTATTATTGGCGACGGACCCCTCAAGGGAGAATTGGCCGCTCTGATCGCCACGCTTGGATTGCAGGATAAGGTTCGGGTCCTTCCCAATGTCGGCGACGAAGCTCTCCCGTACTATTATCAGGCTTGCGACATCTTTGTTCTGCCGTCGATTGCCAACAGTGAAGCGTTTGGAATTGTTCAGGTGGAAGCGATGGCTTGCGGCAAGCCGGTTATCACGACCGACCTGCCGACCGGGGTTACTTACGTCAACCAGCGCGGCGTGACCGGACTGGTCGTGCCGATCAAAGATAGTTCTGCCCTAGCCAAAGCGATCAATGAATTGCGGGCCGATCCGCAGAAGCGGAGTTTTCTTGGGGAAAACGGCCGCCAGCGGGCGAACACCCTTTATAATAAGGCGAACCTTGGTCCGAATGTTTACCGGATTTACCAGGAAGTCCTCCGCTAG
- the gmd gene encoding GDP-mannose 4,6-dehydratase yields the protein MKALITGITGQDGSYLAELLLSKGYEVYGMVRRASTESSDRINHLMDKITLKQADLLDQLSIIEVIQEVKPDEVYNLAAQSFVPTSWNQPVLTGEFTALGVTRMLEAIRLVNPKIKFYQASSSEMFGKVLETPQSETTPFYPRSPYGVAKAYGHFITVNYRESYNIFACSGILFNHESPRRGKEFVTRKITDAVARIKLGKLQKLGLGNLEAKRDWGFAGDYVEAMYLMLQQAKPDDYVIGTGETHSVREFVEIAFSHVGLDYKKYVEVDKRFLRPAEVDLLIADNAKARKVLGWKPKVSFEGLVKMMVDSDLKTNQAE from the coding sequence ATGAAAGCATTAATTACCGGAATTACAGGACAGGATGGCTCGTATTTAGCCGAACTTTTGCTTAGCAAGGGGTACGAAGTTTACGGGATGGTCCGCCGGGCGAGCACCGAAAGCTCTGACCGGATCAACCATTTGATGGATAAGATCACCTTGAAACAGGCCGACCTGCTCGATCAGCTCTCGATCATCGAAGTCATTCAAGAAGTTAAACCGGACGAGGTTTACAACCTGGCCGCCCAGTCTTTCGTGCCGACCTCCTGGAACCAGCCGGTCCTGACCGGGGAGTTTACCGCTCTTGGGGTGACCCGGATGCTGGAAGCGATCCGCCTGGTTAACCCGAAGATCAAATTCTACCAGGCTTCATCGAGCGAGATGTTCGGCAAGGTCCTGGAAACGCCGCAGTCGGAAACGACCCCGTTCTATCCGCGCAGTCCGTACGGCGTCGCCAAAGCATACGGTCATTTTATTACCGTTAACTACCGTGAGTCTTATAATATTTTTGCCTGTTCCGGGATCCTTTTTAACCACGAATCGCCCCGGCGCGGCAAAGAATTCGTCACCCGGAAGATTACCGACGCGGTCGCCAGGATCAAGCTTGGTAAACTGCAAAAGCTTGGTTTGGGAAACCTGGAAGCTAAACGGGACTGGGGTTTTGCCGGCGACTATGTTGAAGCTATGTACCTGATGCTCCAACAGGCGAAACCGGACGATTACGTTATCGGGACCGGGGAGACCCACAGTGTCCGCGAATTTGTCGAGATTGCCTTCTCCCATGTCGGGCTCGATTACAAAAAATACGTTGAAGTCGACAAACGGTTCCTCCGGCCAGCCGAAGTCGATCTTCTGATTGCCGATAACGCCAAGGCCAGGAAAGTGCTGGGGTGGAAACCGAAGGTCAGCTTTGAGGGGCTGGTCAAGATGATGGTTGATTCCGACCTCAAGACCAATCAGGCGGAATGA
- a CDS encoding GDP-mannose 4,6-dehydratase produces MKAFITGINGFAGSFLAEALLKSGRQVTGSVQPGTPLDNLAAIEAQLKLIPLDLNDSSALEKFIAAEAPDEIYHLAAVSSVKDSLDDPRKCFIVNVLGSLNLLEAARHHLPKTTVVLVTSSEIYGEALSEKVLTSESSPIIPKSPYAVSKAALDHLGRVYANNFGLKVVIARPFSHIGPRQTSVFFIPSVASQIVELEKTGGGEIKVGNIEMDRDFTDVRDVVEAYVLLAEKGKSGEAYNICRGETRRLKELVDRLIALARVPIKVTIDSERCRPSDLTSMKIDSRKLKAIGWQPIIPIDTTLADILAYWRKRV; encoded by the coding sequence ATGAAAGCATTTATCACCGGAATCAACGGGTTTGCCGGAAGCTTTCTGGCCGAAGCGCTGCTGAAAAGCGGCCGGCAGGTTACCGGTTCCGTCCAACCGGGTACTCCGTTGGATAATCTGGCGGCGATCGAAGCGCAATTGAAACTAATTCCCCTCGATCTTAACGATTCCTCCGCTCTTGAAAAGTTTATCGCGGCCGAAGCACCCGACGAGATCTATCACCTGGCGGCGGTCAGTAGCGTTAAAGATTCGCTCGACGATCCCCGCAAATGTTTTATCGTGAATGTCCTGGGAAGCCTGAATTTATTGGAAGCGGCCCGGCATCATCTGCCTAAAACGACGGTCGTCCTGGTCACTTCCAGCGAAATCTACGGCGAAGCGTTGAGCGAAAAAGTTTTGACCAGCGAAAGCTCGCCGATCATTCCCAAGAGCCCTTACGCGGTCAGCAAAGCGGCTCTTGATCATTTGGGAAGGGTTTACGCGAATAACTTTGGATTGAAGGTGGTCATAGCCCGTCCATTTAGCCATATTGGTCCGAGGCAAACTTCGGTGTTCTTTATCCCCTCCGTCGCCAGCCAGATCGTCGAACTGGAAAAGACCGGAGGAGGGGAGATCAAGGTCGGCAATATCGAGATGGATCGTGATTTTACCGATGTCCGCGATGTGGTCGAAGCGTACGTTCTGCTGGCGGAAAAAGGGAAAAGCGGCGAAGCTTATAACATTTGTCGCGGAGAGACTCGGCGGCTTAAGGAGCTGGTGGACCGACTGATTGCTTTGGCGAGGGTGCCGATCAAAGTGACAATTGATTCCGAACGCTGTCGGCCCTCCGACCTGACCAGTATGAAAATTGATAGTCGAAAGTTGAAAGCGATTGGCTGGCAGCCAATAATACCGATTGACACTACCCTGGCAGATATTTTGGCATATTGGCGAAAAAGAGTTTAA
- a CDS encoding undecaprenyl/decaprenyl-phosphate alpha-N-acetylglucosaminyl 1-phosphate transferase has product MVTNLMVFVISLIGALVFTPLAKWLSNKTGILDKPGFRKIHNQPIPRMGGEAILLAIGLGLIFYFPNQRELWSVLGFAFLFVIFGLVDDADIKIRARNKILSHLLFSFLFIYFSGITLTFFSVNWLNWLVTACFITFMTNSMNMLDGMDGLVTGISCISAGFFAILAVNSGQLDLLLLSLAIMGGSLGFLRYNFNPASIFLGEAGSTLLGFLMAMLAVKLNIFTLWNIALTLGIERLQIISFVVPLIILGIPIFDTYFVFSNRFLHRIKFSQPGKDHSHHRIHLMGFSQKATVLTLYAVQIVLGSIGLAMIRADIQQFFSLLLIVAVFFVSFTMLLLRVKVYEHNERPA; this is encoded by the coding sequence ATGGTTACAAATTTGATGGTCTTTGTTATTTCGTTGATCGGCGCCCTTGTTTTTACTCCGCTGGCTAAATGGCTTTCAAATAAAACCGGGATCCTGGATAAACCGGGTTTCCGTAAAATCCACAACCAACCCATTCCGCGGATGGGTGGGGAAGCGATCCTCCTGGCGATCGGGCTGGGATTGATCTTTTATTTTCCAAATCAGCGGGAGTTATGGTCGGTTTTGGGCTTTGCTTTCCTTTTTGTCATTTTTGGTTTAGTTGATGATGCCGATATCAAGATAAGGGCGCGCAATAAGATCCTCTCTCATCTCCTTTTCTCTTTTCTTTTTATTTATTTTTCGGGTATAACCTTGACTTTCTTTTCGGTCAACTGGCTTAATTGGCTGGTTACCGCCTGTTTTATAACTTTTATGACCAATTCGATGAATATGCTTGATGGGATGGACGGGCTGGTCACCGGCATATCCTGCATCTCAGCCGGTTTTTTCGCGATCTTAGCCGTTAACAGCGGGCAGCTTGACCTGCTTCTTTTATCGCTGGCGATCATGGGAGGGTCCCTTGGTTTTCTCCGTTATAATTTTAATCCCGCTTCGATCTTTCTGGGGGAGGCCGGGTCCACTTTGCTTGGTTTTTTAATGGCGATGCTGGCGGTCAAACTCAATATTTTCACTTTGTGGAATATCGCGCTGACACTGGGGATCGAACGCTTGCAGATAATTTCGTTTGTCGTGCCGCTGATCATCCTGGGGATACCGATCTTTGATACCTATTTTGTTTTTTCCAACCGCTTTCTCCATCGGATAAAATTCAGCCAGCCGGGGAAGGACCATTCCCATCACCGGATCCACCTGATGGGTTTCTCACAAAAAGCGACCGTCTTGACCCTCTACGCGGTCCAGATCGTCCTGGGCTCGATCGGCCTGGCAATGATCCGGGCCGATATCCAGCAGTTCTTTTCCCTCCTCCTGATCGTGGCGGTCTTCTTTGTCAGCTTTACTATGCTGCTGCTACGGGTGAAGGTTTATGAGCACAACGAACGCCCAGCTTAA
- a CDS encoding 7-carboxy-7-deazaguanine synthase QueE: MSTTNAQLNEIFASIQGEGLYVGERQIFVRFASCNLNCQYCDSPAALELTRQYRVENVPGSHHFEQKDNPVPVERLVQEAAQFNKPGLFHSISLTGGEPLLQVNFLKEFLPAVKTALKLPIYLESNGILSEFLAEIIEEVDIVAMDIKLPSATGQSAYWKEHRKFLETAFLKEVFVKVVVGKESKIKELEEGAALVAEVDDRIPFIIQPVTPHGPVKHRPDAEHLLAFQTAAKRKLRNVRVIPQVHKLMGLA, encoded by the coding sequence ATGAGCACAACGAACGCCCAGCTTAACGAGATATTTGCCTCGATCCAGGGGGAAGGGCTATATGTCGGCGAAAGGCAGATCTTTGTTCGTTTCGCGTCTTGCAACCTCAACTGCCAATATTGCGATTCTCCGGCCGCGCTGGAACTGACCAGGCAATACCGGGTCGAGAATGTCCCAGGGAGCCATCACTTTGAGCAGAAAGATAATCCGGTCCCGGTTGAGCGGCTGGTCCAGGAAGCGGCTCAATTCAATAAGCCAGGGCTTTTCCACTCGATCAGCCTGACCGGCGGTGAGCCGCTTTTGCAGGTGAATTTTCTCAAAGAGTTTTTGCCGGCGGTCAAAACGGCGCTCAAATTGCCGATCTACCTGGAGAGCAATGGGATTTTGTCAGAATTTTTAGCAGAGATCATTGAAGAGGTCGACATTGTGGCGATGGACATAAAACTTCCCAGCGCCACCGGTCAGTCCGCTTACTGGAAAGAGCACCGGAAATTTCTGGAGACCGCTTTTCTCAAGGAAGTGTTCGTGAAAGTGGTGGTCGGAAAGGAGTCCAAGATCAAAGAGCTGGAAGAAGGAGCGGCCTTGGTCGCTGAAGTTGACGATCGGATCCCCTTTATAATTCAACCGGTCACCCCGCATGGTCCGGTTAAACATCGACCGGACGCGGAACATCTGCTCGCTTTTCAAACGGCGGCTAAGAGAAAGTTAAGGAACGTCAGAGTGATCCCGCAGGTCCATAAACTGATGGGATTGGCTTAG